AGTCTCAGACAAATTCTCCAAATTTTCTGAATCTCGGATTTCTCATGGGTATACAGTGGTGCTGACAGTCACATCAATCTTGAAGGGCTGTTTTGAGGATCACGTGGCACAGTACAAGGAAAACGCCTAGCACATACCAGACACTCAGTCAATGTCACTTTCCTTTCCCTGGATTGGTGGCAAGAAGAGTCGAGGCCATAAGCAATGAGCTCCGTGGGTCCTGGAAGGGCCTCGGGGGTTGGGACCAGGGCCAGGTGGCTCTCACAATGGACTAGAACTCTCTGTCACCCTAGGTTCTTCTGCACTTTGACTCCTCTCCCTGtcccagggaggggaggaaggaccTGGGATGAGTTGCTGAAGAGATCTTTGCCCCTAGATTTcctattccttccttccctgctgtGCTTGAGACTCTTCAGCTCCTACAAGACCCTTGTGGTGTGTCATCCAGTGCCCAAAAGCCTGTCCCTCTCCCCGTCCCACATGTTGGCCCTGTCCCTACTTGGGGTTCTGGAACGATGGCTGTGATCATGAGGTTCATCTTTTGGATCAGACGAGTTTGGCAGAGAATGACCTGTTGGGTGAGTTTCACATCCTGCCTGGTCCTCCTGGTGCTGGGCTGAGAGTCCTGGTCACTTCTAGATGCTagtgccccaccaccaccacgtGGCCTCCATCTTTTGTGGCCAAACTAAATCTATGGGAGGTGGCCAGGGCTTAGAGATCCAGGGAGGGGCTTGAGGGGaagaaggcagggctggggggtTATACCCCTCCCTGGGTGTTTTTGTCCCCTTGACTGCTGCTCCTGCCGGCCCCCAATCTCCTGCCTCTCATGGGTCTTCTTTCTCAGGTTCTTCAGTGGAGACGCAGAGCCAAGCTAATCATCTTGGAACCCACTGACTCCAAGAAACAAGAAATCAAGGGGGTGGAGGAGACTACGGAGTTGGACACTGTCAAGTTGATCGAACCCCCCAAAGAGGCTAAGGTCACCACTCTGGAAGAGCACCCTGAGGTGGCTGAGGCCTACGTGCTGGCGAAAACCGTGGACGAAACCGTGGACGAAACCGTGGACGAAACCGTGGACGAGACTGAGCTGGAGCTGGGCCCTGAGCCTCGCTCCCTGCTACGACTGCCCCAGACAGCTGTCCAGTCGGTCTCCACACTCATGTTATCCGCCCTGCAGAGTGGCTGGCAGATGTGCAGGTGGAAGGTTAGCATTTCTTCACC
The sequence above is drawn from the Urocitellus parryii isolate mUroPar1 chromosome 9, mUroPar1.hap1, whole genome shotgun sequence genome and encodes:
- the Spacdr gene encoding sperm acrosome developmental regulator; translated protein: MAVIMRFIFWIRRVWQRMTCWVLQWRRRAKLIILEPTDSKKQEIKGVEETTELDTVKLIEPPKEAKVTTLEEHPEVAEAYVLAKTVDETVDETVDETVDETELELGPEPRSLLRLPQTAVQSVSTLMLSALQSGWQMCRWKSSVSSTSVTSQLRRQSPLETPEAEMLREVYLVLWAIRKQLRQLARRQERHRRHHIRTHSSSQLESVQGLKQDARSPL